One window from the genome of Thermocladium sp. ECH_B encodes:
- a CDS encoding 30S ribosomal protein S4 → MGDPKKSRKKYIYGKPRRTWNEELLREELQLMGEYGLRNKKELWLARSLLRRTKERARALLSIPFEEREELENQFKERLYRQGLIXDVSAPLDNVLSLDIRAVLDRRLQTLVVRRGLAKSMYQARQLITHGHIAVAGRRMTSPGYLVPRSLEDQIGYAPTSPFINAPPTQGEAKGEEAR, encoded by the coding sequence ATGGGCGATCCAAAGAAGTCCAGGAAAAAGTACATATACGGCAAGCCCAGGCGTACATGGAATGAGGAGCTATTAAGGGAGGAACTACAGTTAATGGGTGAGTATGGACTTCGAAACAAGAAGGAGCTTTGGCTCGCCAGATCACTGCTCAGGCGAACCAAGGAACGAGCGAGGGCATTGCTATCAATACCCTTCGAGGAAAGAGAGGAATTAGAGAATCAATTCAAGGAGAGACTATACAGGCAGGGATTAATCAANGATGTATCTGCACCGCTGGATAACGTGTTATCCCTAGATATAAGAGCAGTGCTGGATAGGAGGCTCCAGACCCTCGTAGTTAGGAGGGGATTAGCTAAGTCAATGTATCAAGCAAGGCAATTAATAACGCACGGCCATATAGCCGTTGCTGGGCGACGAATGACGTCCCCCGGCTACTTGGTTCCAAGGTCACTTGAGGACCAGATCGGTTATGCGCCAACATCCCCAT